The following proteins come from a genomic window of Gimesia chilikensis:
- a CDS encoding transposase encodes MKPLRISVRRNQCMRKRKSSTYHYCFQSGLQEHRLRLILIEMAPHQKRTRYGGKSTGPNCDGVLRIATNLLDVPAEIIALMYRYRWTIEIFFRFFKHMLGCRHLLSRSQNGIEIQTYCAIIASMLISLWTGRKPTLRTYEMICWYFTGMCDEEELLSHISRLQKQKD; translated from the coding sequence GTGAAACCTCTCAGAATCTCTGTACGAAGAAATCAATGTATGCGGAAAAGAAAGAGCTCAACGTATCATTACTGTTTCCAATCAGGCCTACAGGAGCATCGCCTGCGATTGATTCTGATCGAGATGGCACCGCATCAGAAGCGCACCCGCTATGGCGGCAAGAGCACGGGGCCGAACTGCGATGGCGTGTTACGGATCGCGACCAATCTGCTGGACGTTCCCGCGGAGATCATTGCATTGATGTATCGTTATCGCTGGACGATTGAAATCTTCTTCCGATTCTTCAAGCACATGCTGGGCTGTCGCCATCTGTTAAGCAGGTCGCAAAACGGTATCGAAATTCAGACTTACTGTGCGATCATTGCCAGCATGCTGATCAGTCTGTGGACCGGTCGCAAACCGACGTTGCGAACCTATGAAATGATCTGCTGGTATTTCACCGGCATGTGCGACGAAGAAGAACTGTTGTCGCATATTTCCCGATTGCAAAAACAGAAAGATTAA
- a CDS encoding Imm30 family immunity protein, producing MTTSEELSKTLYSDNTQEFMTLANSLATEGTTESVDVLLACFEDDDDYYDEMSVLMHAIERIDPTPVYESLSKGLPDLNDRAPGWSEELVKRHLSVPGIAKEGGFSISAFVCALREVPESLAVAKSIASRLVSDERIPADVLYFFT from the coding sequence ATGACAACTTCAGAAGAACTTTCTAAAACGCTTTACTCTGACAATACCCAAGAGTTCATGACTCTTGCCAACAGCCTGGCAACAGAAGGCACAACAGAAAGTGTAGATGTTTTACTGGCGTGTTTTGAAGATGATGATGATTATTATGATGAAATGTCTGTTCTGATGCATGCCATAGAGCGGATTGATCCAACTCCAGTTTATGAATCACTTAGCAAAGGATTACCTGATTTAAACGATCGAGCGCCTGGGTGGAGCGAAGAGTTGGTGAAACGACATCTTAGTGTACCTGGAATTGCAAAAGAGGGGGGATTTAGTATTTCGGCTTTCGTGTGTGCGTTGAGAGAAGTTCCGGAGTCTTTGGCGGTTGCTAAGTCAATTGCCAGCAGGCTAGTCTCTGATGAGCGAATACCAGCCGATGTTTTGTATTTCTTCACTTAA